One window of Gemmobacter aquarius genomic DNA carries:
- a CDS encoding ATP-grasp domain-containing protein has protein sequence MEEVSRWTPFSDEGVSGALLGVAAGLDLICHQAACLPVTKSAISDCGLKLPDSVLPYTTRGEYLDHMAACISTGKTAVTTFPTPDGLFDDSAYLVAPRIQCWLNQRGSLPALVPAENVPPRRLVEGAGLIDSALKSLRLPAVVKAADSAGTSGGAGVAIARAARHRKRARHRFADCSAIIIEDFIPARTNICVQVAVLPDASVQLIGASAQICSPGGLYLGSVAGPDIRQPSGSSALALTIAARAAALGFRGIAGFDILENADGQLFAIDLNFRPNGSTPLLLVLAGCGGARGFAHARFVLCTSADRLDQVLSRLGADFSAGWLVLTGAFDDKSAPARLRLVVLGESPQQLTLRLRQLERKGLCILAPRRTPLVKVRDWVTALYRDRVTP, from the coding sequence ATGGAAGAGGTCTCGCGTTGGACGCCCTTCTCGGATGAAGGCGTATCGGGCGCTCTGCTCGGTGTGGCAGCGGGACTGGACCTGATCTGCCATCAGGCCGCGTGCCTGCCAGTGACGAAATCCGCAATCTCCGATTGTGGGCTAAAGCTGCCGGACAGCGTTCTGCCTTATACGACACGGGGCGAGTATCTCGACCATATGGCCGCTTGCATTTCGACCGGGAAGACGGCGGTCACCACCTTTCCCACGCCGGACGGCCTGTTCGACGACTCGGCCTATCTCGTGGCGCCGCGCATCCAGTGCTGGTTGAACCAACGGGGCAGCCTACCTGCTCTGGTTCCTGCCGAAAACGTGCCGCCGCGCCGATTGGTCGAAGGCGCCGGACTGATCGACTCGGCCCTGAAATCGCTTCGCCTGCCTGCCGTGGTCAAAGCTGCCGACAGCGCCGGCACCTCTGGCGGGGCAGGGGTGGCAATCGCCCGAGCGGCCCGCCACCGCAAACGCGCGCGCCACCGTTTCGCCGACTGTTCGGCGATCATCATCGAAGACTTCATTCCCGCCCGAACCAACATCTGCGTTCAGGTCGCTGTCTTGCCGGACGCCTCGGTGCAACTGATCGGTGCATCCGCCCAGATCTGTTCGCCCGGCGGGCTTTACTTGGGCAGTGTCGCTGGCCCCGACATACGGCAGCCGTCCGGTTCATCTGCCTTGGCCCTGACCATAGCCGCCCGTGCCGCAGCCCTCGGCTTTCGCGGCATTGCAGGGTTCGACATATTGGAAAATGCAGACGGCCAACTGTTCGCGATCGACCTGAACTTCCGCCCGAATGGCAGCACGCCCCTCTTGCTCGTGCTCGCAGGCTGCGGTGGCGCACGCGGGTTTGCCCATGCACGCTTCGTCCTCTGCACCAGTGCCGACCGTCTCGATCAGGTGCTGTCCCGCCTCGGTGCAGACTTTTCGGCCGGTTGGCTCGTGTTGACCGGAGCGTTCGACGACAAAAGCGCCCCGGCCCGCCTTCGACTTGTCGTCTTGGGCGAAAGCCCGCAGCAATTGACGCTTCGCCTGCGCCAGCTTGAACGCAAGGGGCTTTGCATCCTTGCCCCGCGCCGCACACCATTGGTCAAAGTCCGCGATTGGGTCACGGCTTTATATCGCGACCGCGTGACACCATGA
- a CDS encoding mannose-1-phosphate guanylyltransferase/mannose-6-phosphate isomerase produces MITPVLLCGGSGTRLWPLSRKGYPKQFTRLIGERSLFSASAARLAGPGFSAPVVVTGSDFRFVVSEQLLAEGIDPAAVLIEPEARNTAPAVLAAALHLGAADPDALILIAPSDHAIADAAGFRATVQAGVAAAKAGQIVTFGITPTRAETGYGWLELEGMAEEAVALKRFVEKPDATHAKAMLAAGNFLWNAGIFLFTARTIIAAYEAHAAGLVGPVRAAVEAARADLGFLRLDADAWAKAESISVDYAVMEQAANLSVVPFSGGWTDLGGWDAVATEMGSDAEGNSLSGAATALGCSGTLLRSDSDGVELVGIGLTNIVAIAMKDAVLVADKSRAQDVKLAVEALKAKGAKQAEAFATDHRPWGWFETLALADRFQVKRIVVKPGATLSLQSHMHRSEHWIVVSGTARVTIGDDVRLVSENESVYIPLGVKHRMENPGRLPMVLIEVQTGAYLGEDDIIRYEDVYSRGQGAKG; encoded by the coding sequence TTGATCACACCGGTTTTGCTTTGCGGCGGTTCGGGCACGCGTCTTTGGCCTTTGTCGCGCAAGGGATATCCCAAGCAGTTCACCAGATTGATCGGTGAGCGCAGTCTTTTTTCCGCCTCGGCCGCACGGTTGGCCGGTCCGGGGTTTTCGGCACCCGTGGTGGTGACGGGGTCGGATTTCCGTTTTGTGGTGTCCGAACAGTTGTTGGCGGAAGGCATCGATCCGGCCGCGGTGCTGATCGAACCCGAGGCGCGGAATACCGCGCCTGCTGTGCTTGCGGCTGCGCTGCATCTGGGCGCTGCCGATCCTGACGCGTTGATTCTGATTGCACCTTCGGATCATGCCATCGCCGACGCCGCCGGATTTCGGGCTACCGTTCAGGCGGGGGTTGCGGCAGCAAAGGCGGGGCAGATCGTGACATTCGGCATCACGCCGACGCGGGCCGAAACGGGCTATGGCTGGCTGGAGCTGGAGGGGATGGCCGAAGAAGCCGTCGCGCTGAAACGCTTTGTCGAAAAACCGGATGCGACGCATGCGAAGGCGATGCTCGCTGCAGGGAATTTCCTGTGGAACGCAGGGATATTCCTGTTCACGGCGCGCACGATCATTGCCGCCTACGAGGCGCATGCGGCGGGGTTGGTGGGACCGGTGCGTGCGGCGGTAGAAGCGGCGCGGGCCGATCTGGGGTTTCTGCGGCTGGACGCGGATGCATGGGCCAAGGCCGAGTCGATCTCGGTCGATTATGCCGTGATGGAACAGGCAGCGAACCTGTCAGTGGTGCCGTTTTCGGGTGGCTGGACGGATCTGGGGGGTTGGGATGCGGTGGCGACCGAGATGGGGTCGGACGCCGAGGGCAACAGCCTGTCAGGCGCGGCCACGGCGCTTGGGTGTTCGGGAACGCTCTTGCGGTCCGATAGTGACGGGGTCGAACTGGTCGGGATCGGGCTTACGAACATCGTGGCGATTGCGATGAAGGACGCCGTGCTGGTTGCCGACAAGTCGCGCGCCCAGGATGTGAAACTGGCGGTCGAGGCACTGAAGGCCAAGGGTGCCAAACAGGCCGAGGCCTTTGCCACCGATCACCGGCCCTGGGGATGGTTCGAGACGCTGGCTTTGGCCGATCGTTTTCAGGTGAAGCGGATCGTGGTCAAGCCCGGTGCGACGTTGTCGTTGCAAAGCCACATGCACCGGTCGGAGCATTGGATCGTCGTGTCGGGAACCGCGCGGGTGACAATCGGTGACGATGTGCGTTTGGTCAGCGAGAACGAGTCGGTCTACATTCCCTTGGGCGTGAAGCACCGGATGGAGAACCCCGGACGGCTGCCGATGGTGCTGATCGAGGTCCAGACCGGTGCTTATCTGGGCGAAGATGACATCATCCGCTACGAGGATGTCTATTCGCGGGGTCAGGGGGCCAAGGGCTGA
- a CDS encoding MBL fold metallo-hydrolase, with protein MPLARSAVTGQRIGGALIEVASDIAYRRLGIVNVAFLGTPGAGDRGWVLIDAGLPGSARAIAAAAAHRFGPTARPAAIILTHGHFDHVGALKALAEKWEAPIYAHPLEHPYLVGLRSYPEADPGVGGGLMSALSPLYPRHPIEVTDRLFPLPPDGTIPGAPGWQWLHTPGHTPGHVALWRASDRTLLSGDAIITTRQESAASVTTQTPELHGPPAYFTPDWQAAEHSIRLLAGLRPAHILSGHGRAVSGPALLPALDDLAGLDLQSLFSPVFNPKGLPAFVEDMLQTVT; from the coding sequence ATCCCGCTTGCGCGCAGCGCCGTAACCGGCCAGCGCATCGGAGGCGCACTGATCGAGGTCGCATCCGACATCGCCTACCGCCGCCTCGGCATCGTCAACGTCGCCTTCCTCGGCACGCCCGGTGCGGGTGACAGGGGTTGGGTCCTGATCGATGCCGGGCTGCCGGGATCGGCACGCGCCATTGCCGCCGCCGCCGCCCACCGCTTCGGCCCCACCGCACGACCCGCCGCAATCATCCTGACCCACGGACATTTCGACCACGTCGGCGCCCTCAAGGCCCTCGCTGAAAAGTGGGAGGCGCCGATCTACGCCCACCCACTCGAACACCCTTACCTCGTCGGCCTTCGAAGCTACCCCGAAGCCGACCCGGGCGTCGGAGGTGGCCTCATGTCCGCCCTCTCGCCGCTCTACCCGCGCCACCCGATCGAGGTGACCGACCGCCTCTTTCCGTTGCCGCCCGATGGCACCATCCCCGGTGCGCCGGGCTGGCAGTGGCTCCACACGCCGGGTCACACCCCAGGCCATGTCGCGCTGTGGCGCGCTTCCGACCGCACGCTTCTGTCTGGCGATGCCATCATTACCACGCGTCAGGAATCAGCCGCCTCGGTCACGACGCAGACCCCCGAACTGCACGGCCCGCCAGCCTATTTCACGCCCGACTGGCAGGCTGCGGAACATTCCATCCGGCTGCTAGCCGGGCTTCGCCCCGCGCACATCCTGTCCGGCCATGGTCGTGCTGTATCAGGGCCAGCCCTTCTGCCTGCTCTGGACGATCTTGCCGGCCTCGATCTGCAAAGCCTCTTTTCGCCAGTCTTCAACCCAAAGGGCCTGCCTGCCTTTGTGGAAGATATGCTGCAGACGGTGACTTAG
- a CDS encoding polysaccharide pyruvyl transferase family protein has protein sequence MLALVNQLSSVIASRVSRGEPYALVDYPDYNNPGDAAIWLGTRIVLEAVTGRVPDYVSTLKGFNAVACVSKIGDGCVFLLGGGSFGSLYGKHHARRLAAISALPRNRIVQLPFSLAGLDGAVIAETRRVVRSHPGITLIARDRATLSKATALFDVEILLAPDPAHAVTLKAPAPITAETWLLRRDQERDDEDAADVAGDRFDWVDIGRLRLLNRLGKLGLVLAPASACIAVMDRTAKLKVTAAVNRLAIGERVVTDRLHGMILAQMIGRDVAVRDNATGKVSAYLETWGASLAGVSIAGTERAA, from the coding sequence ATGTTAGCACTGGTCAACCAGCTTTCGTCGGTCATCGCATCGCGCGTTTCGCGTGGCGAGCCTTACGCGCTTGTGGATTATCCCGATTACAACAATCCCGGAGATGCCGCGATCTGGCTTGGCACGCGGATCGTGCTTGAAGCAGTGACGGGGCGGGTGCCCGATTACGTCTCGACCCTTAAGGGCTTTAATGCTGTGGCTTGCGTTTCGAAGATCGGGGACGGATGCGTGTTCTTGCTTGGAGGCGGCAGTTTCGGGTCACTTTACGGAAAACACCATGCGCGGCGGTTGGCGGCGATATCAGCGCTGCCACGGAACCGGATCGTGCAATTGCCCTTCAGTCTGGCGGGCTTGGACGGGGCGGTCATCGCAGAAACGCGCAGGGTGGTGCGATCGCATCCCGGCATTACGCTGATTGCGCGTGACCGTGCGACACTGTCCAAAGCCACGGCACTTTTCGACGTGGAAATCTTGCTGGCCCCGGATCCGGCACATGCCGTGACGCTAAAGGCCCCTGCCCCGATAACAGCAGAAACGTGGTTGCTGCGGCGGGATCAGGAGCGGGATGATGAAGACGCCGCCGATGTGGCCGGCGACCGCTTCGACTGGGTGGACATCGGTCGGCTGCGCTTGTTGAACCGTTTGGGCAAGCTCGGGCTGGTACTAGCGCCGGCATCGGCATGTATCGCGGTGATGGACCGGACGGCAAAGCTGAAGGTGACGGCCGCCGTGAACCGTTTGGCCATAGGCGAGCGTGTCGTGACCGACCGTTTGCACGGAATGATCCTTGCCCAGATGATCGGGCGGGACGTTGCCGTTCGAGACAACGCGACTGGCAAGGTTTCTGCCTACCTCGAGACGTGGGGTGCGTCGCTTGCGGGCGTCAGCATCGCCGGGACGGAGAGGGCTGCATGA
- a CDS encoding GNAT family N-acetyltransferase — protein sequence MTAIDIQVITDPKAFYAIAPEWNALVDRSSPEALFTRHDFLTENLRKLQTGQPRARPYLILLRRNGHLVAGLPFALRRDRLGTAVLEWLGSGTPLYACMPGDLSQAELVTHLYAELRRVPVLRKLKVDFVPSETVLASALRTLGAQEIPLAPRLLRDLSTHDLAATISARRRKKLAQYRKRFMTLGNLRVGTVTEPQELAALSDWIMTIKRNWVLQRQGNDTWATDPSTAAYFARMSDVLAKTGRAWGTALTLDGQLVCANLLFQQGDTVFWSKTAHIADHAALSPGWLAIDHGLQTASERGARRMDMMMGSSYLKDTLATATAPISSFRLKLNPLARLLPMR from the coding sequence ATGACGGCCATAGACATCCAGGTCATCACCGACCCCAAGGCCTTCTACGCGATCGCGCCCGAATGGAACGCGCTCGTCGACCGCTCCAGTCCCGAGGCGCTGTTTACCCGCCACGATTTCCTGACCGAGAACCTTCGCAAGCTCCAGACTGGCCAGCCGCGTGCCAGGCCTTACCTGATCCTGCTTCGGCGGAACGGACATCTCGTCGCCGGCTTGCCGTTCGCCCTGCGTCGTGACCGGCTAGGCACTGCCGTCTTGGAATGGCTTGGCAGCGGGACCCCGCTTTACGCCTGCATGCCGGGCGATCTATCGCAAGCCGAACTCGTCACCCATCTTTATGCCGAACTTCGGCGCGTCCCCGTGTTACGCAAGCTCAAGGTTGATTTCGTCCCGTCCGAAACCGTCCTCGCCTCTGCGTTGCGTACCCTTGGCGCGCAAGAAATCCCGCTGGCTCCGCGTCTTTTGCGCGACCTTTCCACCCACGACCTTGCCGCTACGATCTCGGCCCGACGCAGAAAGAAGCTCGCTCAGTACCGAAAGCGATTCATGACTTTGGGGAACCTGCGTGTGGGCACCGTGACCGAACCGCAGGAACTGGCGGCGCTTTCAGACTGGATCATGACCATCAAGCGCAACTGGGTCTTGCAAAGACAGGGCAACGACACCTGGGCGACAGACCCTTCCACCGCCGCCTATTTCGCCAGAATGTCCGATGTCCTGGCAAAGACCGGTCGCGCTTGGGGCACAGCCCTCACGCTCGACGGCCAACTCGTCTGCGCCAACCTCTTGTTCCAGCAGGGCGACACCGTCTTTTGGTCTAAAACCGCCCATATCGCCGACCACGCAGCCTTGTCTCCGGGATGGCTTGCCATAGACCACGGGCTGCAAACCGCAAGTGAACGCGGCGCGCGACGGATGGATATGATGATGGGGTCCAGCTACCTCAAGGACACGCTCGCCACCGCAACCGCCCCGATCAGCAGTTTCCGCCTCAAACTCAATCCGCTTGCAAGGCTTTTGCCTATGCGCTGA
- a CDS encoding LacI family DNA-binding transcriptional regulator: MIPPRKAPIMADVARLAGVSPMTVSRAFKRDGSVSDATRQSILDAADRLGYVFDATASNLRSQRTDFVAVTVPSINNANFAETLRGLSEGLKERGLQILLGYTNYDMAEEERLVEQLLRRRPEAIVVTGGKHTDRCRRLLENASIPVVETWDLPASPIGHVVGFSNAAAVRGMVDHFVARGLTRIAFIGGDADRDTRGTDRRAGFIAAMKAHGLDATRLIAAGTPPISMREGAQAMGRLLETLPDTEAVICVSDLSAYGALTECQRRGVDVPDRIAVAGFGDYEIASICVPSLTTIDPHPHRIGTQTAALILNALGGRITAPAIEQISPALLIRESAR, translated from the coding sequence ATGATCCCCCCGCGCAAGGCCCCCATCATGGCCGATGTCGCCCGCCTCGCGGGGGTTTCACCCATGACCGTCTCGCGCGCCTTTAAACGTGACGGCTCCGTCTCGGATGCCACGCGCCAATCCATCCTCGATGCCGCCGACCGCTTGGGTTATGTCTTCGACGCCACCGCCTCGAACCTGCGCTCGCAGCGCACGGATTTCGTGGCCGTCACGGTGCCTTCCATTAACAACGCCAACTTTGCCGAAACCCTGCGTGGGCTCTCCGAAGGATTAAAGGAACGCGGTCTGCAAATCCTGCTCGGCTACACCAATTACGACATGGCCGAGGAAGAACGCCTCGTCGAACAACTGCTCCGCCGCCGCCCCGAAGCCATCGTCGTTACGGGGGGTAAACACACCGACCGCTGCCGCCGCCTGCTGGAGAACGCGTCGATTCCCGTGGTCGAAACATGGGACCTGCCCGCCAGCCCCATCGGCCATGTCGTCGGCTTCTCCAACGCCGCCGCTGTGCGCGGCATGGTCGATCATTTCGTCGCCCGCGGTCTGACCCGTATCGCCTTCATCGGCGGTGATGCCGACCGCGATACCCGTGGCACAGACCGCCGCGCCGGTTTCATCGCGGCGATGAAGGCTCACGGCCTTGACGCAACTCGCCTCATAGCCGCAGGTACGCCGCCGATCTCGATGCGCGAAGGGGCCCAAGCTATGGGCCGCCTTCTCGAAACCCTACCCGACACCGAAGCGGTCATCTGCGTTTCCGACCTCTCGGCTTACGGCGCGCTCACTGAATGCCAGCGCCGGGGCGTCGACGTTCCCGACCGCATCGCCGTAGCCGGTTTCGGCGACTACGAGATCGCATCGATCTGCGTTCCCTCGCTCACAACCATCGACCCGCACCCCCACCGCATCGGCACCCAGACTGCTGCCTTGATCCTGAACGCACTCGGGGGGCGCATCACCGCCCCCGCCATCGAGCAGATCAGCCCCGCGCTCCTTATCCGCGAAAGCGCCCGCTAG
- a CDS encoding phosphohexomutase domain-containing protein, with amino-acid sequence MAPKFGTSGLRGLVVELTPDLVADYIRAFLAACPVGSGLFVARDLRDSSPAIADVVIETARAEGISVTDCGPVPTPALALAAMGAGAAAVMVTGSHIPADRNGLKFYVPQGEITKADEAAILAALGRTPRKGDAASLTGNKTAGAEWVARYLTGFGAAALTGLRVGVWSHSAVSRDMLSQAMRALGAEAVEVGRSDVFIAIDTEAVPQDTRKAIRHWVIGHGLDALVSTDGDGDRPLLADETGTVVPGDILGQITARQVGADTVVTPVTSNGGAELSGHFNRVVRTKVGSPFVIAGMEQAQGRVAGYEANGGFVLGFDARCPGPLPRLMTRDSLLPLVAVLVAGRAQGGISRLIAQEPLRVTLSDRIENIDTQRSQDMIAALQERADLREAFLHGLGLIAAGVDLRDGLRMNATGGEVVHLRPSGNAPELRIYVESASHESAGHLMNSARASLCAMLGLSG; translated from the coding sequence ATGGCACCGAAATTCGGGACTTCGGGGTTGCGCGGACTGGTGGTCGAACTGACGCCCGACCTTGTGGCGGATTACATTCGTGCCTTTCTGGCGGCTTGCCCTGTCGGAAGCGGGCTGTTCGTGGCGCGTGATCTGAGAGACTCATCACCCGCGATTGCGGATGTCGTGATCGAGACCGCGCGCGCCGAGGGCATTTCAGTCACCGATTGCGGGCCGGTGCCGACGCCTGCGCTGGCCCTCGCGGCGATGGGGGCTGGTGCTGCCGCGGTCATGGTCACGGGTAGCCATATTCCAGCCGATCGCAACGGGCTGAAATTCTACGTACCGCAAGGCGAGATCACCAAGGCGGACGAGGCGGCCATTCTTGCTGCCCTTGGCCGGACACCGCGCAAAGGCGATGCGGCAAGCCTGACGGGGAACAAGACCGCGGGGGCCGAATGGGTTGCCCGCTACCTGACGGGGTTCGGTGCCGCGGCGCTGACGGGGCTGCGGGTCGGCGTGTGGTCGCACAGTGCCGTAAGCCGGGATATGCTGTCGCAGGCGATGCGGGCCTTGGGTGCCGAAGCGGTCGAGGTTGGACGCTCGGATGTGTTTATCGCCATCGATACCGAGGCTGTTCCGCAAGATACGAGGAAAGCGATCAGGCATTGGGTCATCGGGCACGGGCTGGATGCGCTGGTTTCGACCGATGGCGACGGCGACCGCCCGCTTCTGGCGGATGAAACGGGAACGGTCGTTCCGGGCGATATCCTTGGGCAGATCACCGCGCGGCAGGTGGGGGCGGATACGGTGGTCACTCCGGTCACGTCGAACGGCGGGGCGGAACTGTCGGGGCATTTCAACCGCGTGGTCCGCACCAAGGTCGGGTCGCCCTTCGTGATTGCGGGGATGGAGCAGGCGCAGGGGCGCGTCGCGGGCTATGAAGCGAATGGCGGCTTTGTGCTTGGCTTCGATGCGCGGTGCCCCGGCCCCCTGCCCCGCCTGATGACGCGGGACAGTTTGCTGCCGCTGGTTGCGGTTCTGGTGGCCGGCAGGGCGCAGGGCGGCATTTCGCGCCTGATCGCGCAGGAGCCTTTGCGGGTGACGCTGTCGGACCGCATCGAGAATATCGACACGCAGCGGTCGCAGGACATGATCGCCGCGCTGCAAGAGCGGGCAGATCTGCGCGAGGCGTTCCTGCACGGGCTGGGACTGATCGCAGCCGGGGTCGATTTGCGCGACGGGCTACGGATGAACGCGACGGGCGGCGAGGTGGTGCATCTGCGGCCTTCGGGCAATGCGCCAGAGCTTCGGATATATGTGGAAAGCGCTTCGCACGAGAGCGCAGGGCATCTGATGAACTCGGCGCGTGCCAGCCTTTGTGCAATGCTGGGACTTTCAGGCTAA
- a CDS encoding NAD(P)-dependent oxidoreductase produces MTHTALIGAGAMGGAIGARIASTGTTLHVFDLDPAKIASLTALGATAAPSAAQAATGARAVILSLNAPQIVRAAVFGPNGVAAGAARGTLIIDMSSIDPEATRALSAEAKSHGLRWVDSPLSGGIPKAATGELTLMQGGAPEDVAEAQEILKNLASNQTHMGPAGAGQTTKLINQVLCGLTFLAVAEATALAEAAGVDVTRIPQALAGGRADSAILQEYLPRFAARDYRRTGRIDNMVKDLDGAAALARAAMIPMPLTAACAEVHRMLTAAGLGGEDQAALMEFFKGPRKDIFQ; encoded by the coding sequence ATGACCCACACAGCCCTGATCGGAGCAGGCGCAATGGGCGGCGCCATCGGCGCCCGCATTGCCAGCACCGGAACCACCCTCCACGTCTTCGACCTCGATCCTGCAAAAATCGCTTCCCTGACCGCCCTCGGCGCCACCGCCGCCCCCAGCGCGGCACAGGCCGCAACGGGCGCCCGCGCCGTCATCCTTTCCCTCAACGCGCCCCAAATCGTCCGCGCCGCCGTCTTCGGTCCGAACGGAGTCGCCGCAGGCGCGGCACGGGGCACGCTTATAATCGACATGTCCTCGATCGACCCCGAAGCCACCCGCGCCCTCTCCGCCGAGGCGAAATCGCACGGCCTGCGCTGGGTCGACAGCCCCCTTTCGGGTGGCATCCCCAAAGCCGCCACGGGCGAGCTTACCCTGATGCAAGGCGGCGCACCGGAAGATGTCGCCGAAGCGCAAGAGATTTTGAAAAACCTCGCCAGCAACCAAACCCACATGGGTCCGGCAGGCGCAGGCCAGACAACCAAGCTGATCAATCAGGTGCTCTGTGGTCTCACATTCCTCGCCGTTGCCGAAGCAACCGCCCTTGCCGAAGCCGCCGGAGTCGATGTGACCCGCATCCCCCAAGCCCTCGCCGGAGGCCGCGCCGACTCGGCGATCCTGCAAGAGTACCTCCCCCGCTTCGCCGCCCGCGACTACCGCCGCACGGGGCGCATCGACAACATGGTCAAAGACCTCGACGGCGCCGCCGCCCTCGCCCGCGCCGCCATGATCCCGATGCCGCTGACCGCAGCCTGCGCCGAGGTTCACCGCATGCTCACCGCTGCGGGCTTGGGCGGCGAAGACCAGGCCGCCCTGATGGAATTCTTCAAAGGCCCCCGAAAGGACATCTTCCAATGA